AGGGTCTCGAACACGAGCTCGAAGAGCGTGGCCAGTTCGTCGATCTGAGCCGGCGAGAGCTTGATGCGCTCGACGGAGTTGAGCGCGGCCTCGTCGAGACGCCGGAGCAGGCCGAGCACACCGGGCGATATCTGGCGCACCTTGAGCCCACTCGCGCACGCGCGGCAGAGCAGCCCCTTGTGCGCCGCCGAGTAGAACGCCGTCGTGCCGAGCGCCGCCTCGTCGGCGGCACACCGCGCGAGATCGAGCCGGTAGCCGCTCAGCTCGATAAGACGAAGTTGGACGGCGAAGAGCACCATCGGCAGGTTCGCAGTGGTCTCGATGCGTTCGAGGGCTGAGACGAGCAGGTCGAACACCTCCGGCTGCGGATCGTCGTCGATCTGCGTCTCGTCAACGAGCGCGAGCACAAAGAGCGCGGCGGAAAGCCGGTCGAGGTCGTCGTGCACCGCGGGTGCGCCGAGGGCGGCGCATTCCTTGAGCGTATGGAGTCCGTCGCGGCCGGGGATGAGGATCAGCTCGACGCGGGTAAGCGGCTCGAGCAGGCCGCCGAACGGGCTCTTGGCGCGCCGTGCGCCTTTGGCAAGGAAACGCACCTTGCCCGCCTCACGCGCAAACGCGGTGACGAGACGGCTCGTCTCCGAGTAGTCGCGGCCCTTAAGGATAACGGCCTGGGTCGTGATGAAGCGCGCGGTCACGGGTGGGGTTCCTCGGGTCGTTCGCGCGAGTCGGGCCGACACCGCCGGGGTGTCACGCTTGCTGCTTCCCCTCGGTGGTGGGTGCAAGCGGCGGCGCCTCCGTCTTGCTGCGCTTGTAGTGCTCGAGCAGCTTGCGCGGCTCGGGCAGCACGGCGCCGCCCGAGATGACCATCTTCATGCCTTCCTCGACGCTCATGTCGAGGCGGTCGAACTCGTCCTCGGTGGCCATAATCATGTACCCGCTCGTCGGGTTGGGCGAGGTCGGCACAAACAGCGTGTAGACGTCGCCCTGGGTCTTGTCCTGGATCTCGCCTTTGCTCCGGCCTGTGATGAAAGCCAGCGAGCGCAGACCGGGACGCGGGAACTCGACGAGGACGACGGCTGAGAACATCTCGCTCTTCTCGCTGAGCACCGACTGGCTGATCTGGCGCAGCACAATGTAGATGCGGTTGAACAGGGGGATCTTCTCGAGAATCATGTCGCCAAACCGGATCAGGTGACGGCCGAGCATGTTTCTCGCCACCCAGCCGATGGAGATCGTCGCGACGATCATCGCCACCAGGATCACCACACGCAGGAAGAACTTGTCGACACGCCTGAGCTTACTCGAGTCCCGCGGTGTGCCGTCTGTGTCGGTCGTCTTTGTCTGCACGGTGTCGCTGGACTCGCCGTCCTTGGGGGTCTTGTCGATGCCGAACCAGCTCTCGGTGATGATATCGGAGACACGGCCAGTGATGGTCTCGACGATCCAAACGAACAGGAAGATCGAGAGCACGACGGGCAGCACGACGGCAAGTCCGGCAAGGAAATTGTCGCGCACCCAGCGCTGCGGCTTCATCGGTCATGGCCCTCAGCCATTGATGTCGTCGGGCTCGATCTGACCCGCGTCGATGGGCGTCACGCGCACCTTGTAGATGCGGCGGCCATCGGCCTCGAGCACGGTGAGCTCGACGCCGTTCTCGCGGAGCACGTCGCCGGGCTCCGGCACTTTGCCCAACCGGGCGAAGAGGAATCCTCCAAGGGTATCGTATTCCTCTTCCTCGGGCAAGGTGATGCCGAGATCGTCCTCGATCTCGCCGATCGAGATCTTGGCGTCGACGACGTAACCGCCGTGGCCGTCGGGCTCGTAGAGCGGCGGCTCCGTGTCGTACTCGTCCCGGATGTCGCCGACGATCTCCTCGAGCAAGTCCTCGATAGTCACCAAGCCCGAGGTGCCGCCGTACTCATCCACGACGATGGCCAGGTGCAGGCGCGCCTTCTGGAATTCGCGCAGCAGCTCGGCTACCCGCTTGGTCTCCGGCACGAACATCGGCTCGTGGAGCACCTCGCCGACTCGGCGCTCGGAGAACGCCCCTTGGCCAAGCGAGGCGAGCAGATCCTTGGTGAACAGCACGCCGACGATGTCGTCCAGATTATCGCGGTAGACGGGGACGCGCGAGTGGCCCTTGTCGACAACAAGCCGATGGGCCTCCTCGAGCGTTGCCTGTTGGTCGATGCAGACCATGTCGACGCGCGGCACCATGACCTCCCGTACAATGGTGTCGCGAAACTCGAAGATCGAGGTAATGAGTTCGCGGTCGTCCTCCTCGAGCTTGCCGTTCTCCTCGGTCGCTTCGATCAGCTCGAGCAGCGCGTGCGGCGTCTGGGGCAGCGGGAAGATCGAGCCTTCGATGCCGTAGGCGCGCTTGAGCCAGCGCACGACATGCCTGGTGGCCCACCCCAACGGGTAGAACACCACGTGCAGCAAGCGGACAAACCAACCCAACCGGTCGAACCACACCACGGGGTGCGCCCGCGCGACATGGCGGGGGATCAGTTCGGTCACGAGCAGGATCACCAGGGAGCCGGTCACGAGCGCGAGCACAAGCTGCAGGGCCTCGCTCGAAGTGACCGCGCGGAACGCGAGGAACAGCAGGCAGACGCTGGCGAGCTTGGCCATGCTGTTGACGATCAGAATGGTGAGGAGATACTCGTCGTCGCGCTCGGGCGACAGGCGCTGTGTTGCCGCGCGGCCTTGGCTGCCGCCGGTCCGGCCGCCGGCGCGCAGCGCCAGAAGCGATTCGCGCGCGAGGCCGGCCGCGGTGCTCAGCAACACGAGCACCGCGTAGATCGCCAGTAACTCCGCTTCTCCCAACAAAACTCGGACACTCCTTCCGGGCGCTTCTAGGCGCCCGGCCCCTGACACCCGGGCTCAGTATGCACCACGCGCCCGCGCAGCACAATGCCGGACTCGGCTGCGTGGCGCAGCAGCTCGGCCTGACGCCCGTGCATGCGCACGTACTCGGACCCTGTAAGGTCATCATAGCCAAGCAGATGGAGCAAGCCATGCACAAGGTAAACGGCCGTCTCCTCGATTGGATCGCCACCGTGGTCGCGGCAGTACGCGATCGCCCGCTCGGTCGAGACCACCACGTCGCCCAACAGGGCCGGCTGGTCCAGCGCGGGGTCGGTGTCGGCATGCTCGTTCACGGCGAACCGGGGCGGCGCCTCATCGAGAGGGAAGGCGAGCACGTCGGTCGGCCCGTCGTGGCCAAGGTGGCGCACGTTAAGCTCGGCTATCGCCGCGTCGTCGACGAACACGATGCTCGTCTCGATGGCCTCGGGGGCGCCCTCGGCATCGAGCACAAAATCGACGAGGGCGCGTATGCTCTCGGGGTCGAGATCGAGGGCGGTCTGGGGATCGCTAATCAGCAAGCTTCGTGACACCGGTCGGTTCGGGCGCTTCGGCCCCCTCGTCGGCCTGTTCCCCCTCGGACGGTTCGCCCTCCTTCGGGTACTTCACGCGCTGGTGGAACGTGCCGAGGATGATGTGGGTAAATGCTTCCTGGATGCGGTGCAGATCGCGGAGCGTCAGTTCGCTCTCGTCGAGCTGGCCGTCGTTGAAGCGGGCGAGCATCAGCTCGCGGATCAGCGTGCGCATCTTGCTCGCCGTCGGCTTGTCCATGGCGCGGGCGGCAGCCTCGACCGCGTCGGCAAGCATGATGATGGCGGACTCCTTGCTCTGGGGCTTGGGGCCGGGGTAGCGATAGTCGGCCTCGTCGACGGCGGGCGGGCGGCGCTCGCCGCCAGTCGCCTTGCCGTTGCCCTGCTCGGCGGCTGCCGTGGCCGCTGCGCGCTTGTAGAAGAAGTACACGAGCGAGGTGCCGTGGTGCTCGCGGATGATGTCGAGAATGGCCGGCTTGAGCCGGTATTTGTAGCCCAAGTCGATGCCGTCCTTGACGTGACTGGTGATAATCAGGCTCGACATCGACGGGATAAGTGTGTCGTGGCGGCTGCGGGCCTGCTGCTCGTTCTCGCTGAAGTAGTCGGGTTTCTTGAGCTTGCCAATGTCGTGGTAAAGCGCCCCGACGCGCGCCAGCAGCGGGTTGGCGCCGATGGCCTCGGCGGCCGCCTCGGCCAGGTTGCCCACGATGAGCGAATGATGATACGTGCCCGGCGCCTCCATCACCATGCGCTTAAGCAGCGGGTGATTCGAGTCGCCCAGCTCGATGAGACTCACGTTGGTCGTCAGGTGGAACACCGTCTCGACCGCCGGCAGCAGGACCCAGGCCAGCGTCGTGGCCAGGATGCCTGCGCCGAGCCCGCCCAGCCCCTCGCGCAACAGCACGTCCTGGCTCACGCCGCCGAACATGCCAAGCAGGGCGGTTACAAAGAAGCTGAGCAGCCCGATCATCGCCCCGGTGCGGACAAACTCCTTGCGGTAGCGGATCGTGCGCGCGTAGAGCGCCGCGGCGCACCCGCCGACGAGCCCAAGCAGCACGTACGTCGGGTGGATAGTCATTCTCGCCAACAAGGCGTGATACTGTATGCCCGAGAGCACCGAGAGCATCACGGTGAAGAAGAACGCGGCCCGGGTCGGCAGCGTCATGGCGATGACGAGCACGGGCAGCGCCACGAGCACCGGGAACCGCAGCACGTCGCGCCACCACTCGCTGTCCGTCTCGATGCGGCCAATGCCCACGGTGAGCCCCACGGCGAGGAGCGAGAGCCCGCCGATGAGGATAAGCTTCGAGTTGTAGGCGAATACCCTCGGTTCGAACCGCCACAGGTACAGAGCGGTCATCCCGACAAACAGCGCGCCGACGAGCGCCACGAGCGCCTGATACGACAGCCTCGTCTCGCGCGCCACGGCCACGTCGAGCTCCTCGAAGTAGGCGCGGATCTGCGCCCGGTGCGCCGGCGTGATCTGCTCGCCCTCGTGGATGAGCGTCGTGCCGCGCGGCACGGTCGTGTACTGCGTCCCGACACTGGCCGCGCGGCGCTCGCGCAACTGGAGCGTCGTCACGCCGTCATCGACGAACACAACCGCGTTGGCAGCCATCGCCTGGAGAGCCGTCAACGTACCGGCGTCCACGCCATCCGCCCGGAACGCACCCTCGACGGCATCGGGCAGCCGCCTCGTCAGGAACTGGTCGCGGCTGATGCACTCGAAACCGAGCGCGGGCGGGCGGTAGCCCGGCGCAGTGTAGGTGCGCACGGTGGCCAGCCCGAGCACGGTCTGGCGCAGCTTCTGGACGCGCGCGGCGCTTGCAGGATCCGAGAGCAACTCATCGCGCTGCCCGGCGCTGAGGAAGGCCAGCTTCGCAGCCACCTCCTGCTCGAGAAGCTCGCGCTCCGTAAGCGTCGGCACGGCGCCGGAGGTCGCGTCGACGGCTGTCGTATCTTCGCCGGCCAGCGTGCCCTCGGCGGCTTCCCTGGCTGTTAGCTCGGCGGCGCGGACAAGCAACTTGTCGTACTCGGCAAATCGTTCGGTCGCCTTCGTCTCATCGAGCCGCGAGATTGCCGGCACCTCGGCGCGGACCCGTTCCATCTCCTCGAAGCGCCTCGCGTCATCGGCATAGCTGAACGGGCGAGTCGCGATAATGTCCTGCCTCGCCTTCTCGCCCACGTACGGCAGCCCGAGATCGCGCGCCTTTGAGACAACGAAGGTCAGCGCGACGAGCACGAGCAGACCGGTGAGTGCCCGAGGCAGCACGCCGGCCTCGAGATAGACGAGGGCACGGTGGCGGTGACCGCTCGCGCGCTTGACGGCCGAGGTCAGCCCTTTCTTGACGAGCCGGCGGCGCTTGAACAGCCTCATGGCTCCTGGTCTCCCGCATCGGCGCGGCGCCGGACATGGTGCTGTTCGTAGGCGTGGACGATCTTCTGCACCAGCCCGTGGCGAACGACGTCATGCTGCGTGAGCCGGCAGAACCGGATACCCTCGATGCCGTCAAGGATGCGGCTCACCTCGATGAGACCTGACGGCTTGGAGGCCGGCAAGTCGATCTGGGTGATGTCGCCGGTGACGACCACCTTCGAGCCAAACCCCATCCGGGTCAGGAACATCTTCATCTGCTCGCTCGTGGTGTTCTGCGCCTCATCGAGGATGATGAACGAATCGTTGAGCGTCCGCCCGCGCATGAAGGCGAGCGGGGCAACCTCGATCACGCCACTGTCGAGGTACCGCTTGATCTTGGGGATATCCATCATCTCGTAGAGCGCGTCGTAGAGCGGCCGCAGGTAGGGCGAGACCTTCTCGTACATGTCGCCGGGCAGGAAGCCGAGGCTTTCGCCGGCCTCGACGGCGGGCCGCGCCAGGATCAGACGCGCCACCTCGCCGCGCGTGAGCGCGCGCACGGCCATCGCCATGGCGAGGTAGGTCTTGCCCGTGCCGGCCGGCCCGATGGCAAAGGTCATATCGTGCTCGCGCATGGCGCGCACGTAGACCTCCTGCCCGTCGGTGCGCGGGACCACGACACGGCGCCGCGAGGGCACCTCGATGCGCAGAACCTGGTCATCGCTCTGGTCCGCTTTGGCCGGCACGGCGCCGTTGCCGGCGATCTGACGTAGCGCGGCCTCGAAGGCGACGTGGTCGACGGGCCGGCCGCGGCGCTTCTCCTCGAAGAGCCGCCGGAACAGCGCTTCAGCGCGTTCGACGTTCTCGGGTTCCCCGATGACGCGCAGCACGGTGCCGCGGGCGACAAGCTGCACACTGAGCCGCTGCTCGGCCAGCCGCAGGCGCTCCTCGCCCGGGCCGAACAGCTCGCGCGCCCAATGGTGGTCTTCGAATCCGATCTCCGCTTTCGCCATCGTGCTTCTCACCGCGTCCGTCGCGACCGCCTCGTGTCCCAAGACAACGCAACTCCTGGGCAAGAGTGCCGGCCCACGGTGGGCCGGATACCCAAGAGCTTTCAGTCGGCCGGCTCGGGGGCCATCCGCCAATGTCATGTTCGCTCGGTCGTGTGCAGCAGCTCCTCGTTGAGCCGCACCGCCCCGATCAGCACGGCGCCGTGCTCAACTTGCAGCGCTCGGGCTACCACCTCACCGTAGCAGCGCCCCGTGGCGTTCACAACGAGGCCTGATCCGCTCGTGACAGGGCCGCGCACTTCGCCATCGATGACGACGTGGCTCGCGTTGATGCAGCCCTCGAGCAAGCCGTCCTTCGCCACATGCACGTGGCCGCAGGTGAGCATGTCCTGTTGCCGGTGGGCCTTCACCTCGAGGTTGCGCAACTCGACGCGCCGGCCGCACTTGGGGCACATGGTCGAGAGCGCTTCCTCGGCCGCGGTGAGCTCGGCGCCGCACGAGTAGCAGCGGTACACCTGCGCACGCGCCCCCTCAACGCGCCCGCCACGTTTGGTGCGGCCCTCGGGCCGCCCCTTGCGCAGCGGAATGAGCTCGTGGCAGTGGCGGCACTTCGCGTTGATGGCCGCCTTCGGCACCGGCGTCTCGCGGCCGCAATGGATGCATGTAATATCGACCATCGGCGCCGCGGAGGTGTCGAAAACCGGCACCGGCGACGACGAGGTGGGCCCTGAAGGCTCTTCAACCGACAGTCGCCGGTGACAGTGCTTGCAGAAAGCCGACAGAACCCCCTTGTCGAGTTCCTGCTGCCGGCCGCAACTCGGGCACTCGACAAGCCGGGCCTCGGCATGGCGTTGTCTGAGCCTACCGAACATCAGGCTGTGACCACGAAAGCATGGACCCCGAGCCGGGGCCGGAAGGGCCCGCTAGGCGCCGAGGCCGACCTCGATCTCGGACTGCGACGCAACGTGCTCTTTCCTCTTGCCGCTTTCGGCGTTTGTCGACGACACACGTGCCTTGTCGGAGCTGACTTCGCAGTGGCCGACAAACACCACGCCTTCCTCAACGACGAGCTTGGCCGCCTTGATATCGCCAACCATCTGCGCCGTCGAGCGTAGCTCGATGCGGTCGCTCGCGTTGATGTTCCCGTTGACCTTGCCCTCGACCACGGCGTTGCCGACGTTCACGTCGGCTCTCACATCTCCCTGCGGGCCAACATGAACCGTGCCGTCGCTGGAGAGCTCGCCCTCGAACTTGCCGTTGATGCGCAGCTGGTCCTTGAACTTGAGGGACCCTTTGAACTCGACGTCGGCACCCAGAAAAGTCCCTCCGCTCTCCGCAGGCATAGCGGTCGAGCGATCTCTGTCCAACATAGGCTCCTCCCTGATCGTGTGCTGTGGTGGTGGCACGTTGCCCGCAGGATCGGCCGCTCTCGGAACCTCCGGTTGTATCGGACGCTCCGGTTCCGGCCGGCCCGTGGTCTGTTTGCTCTTCCGAAACATGCCGTTCCCTCTGTCCTCGTCAACGAACTCAACGGGCCTGCACGGCCGAAACGCTACCGAAGCCCTGCTCGGGTGTCAAGCAAAAGCCCGGCCAGAATGGAGGCGGACGGGACCATGGTGCGATCCCGCGCGAAAAAGACGCACCTCAACATGAATGGTGCGCACACTGGTGACGGAAAACCAAAGCGTTCCGCTGACCGGCGCCCTTTACCGCGTTCGACAAAACGGTCCCAGAGGACAACGCCTGCATACAAGATTTTGTGAAGAATCCGCTTGACACCCCAATATCTTGGGTTATGATCGGCTCTGCGCCGCTGAGGTGCACTTAAGGGTCTTCATTCATTCTTTCATACATAGCTTGCGCTCAAGGGGAGGGTAGCGTGCAGGAGTCTCTACCCAACAGCAGGGGTCTCCGCCCGGCGGACGAGGCAGTGGACAGCTTGCTGTTGACTGAGAACGGACGCCGGGTTCTGGAGCGGCGGTACCTGATCCGCGATGAGAAAGGCCAGCCGGTCGAGCAGCCGTGCGTGATGTTCCGGCGTGTGGCCCGCAACATCGCCGAGGCCGACTTCAAGTACGATCCCAACGCCGACGTCGAAGCCGTGACGGAGGAGTTCTACGGCCTGATGACGCGGCTCGAGTTCATGCCGAACTCGCCCACGCTGATGAATGCGGGCCGGGCGCTGCAGCAATTGAGCGCCTGCTACGTCGTGCCGATTGACGACTCGATGGAGAGCATCTTCAAGGCGGTGCGCGACGCGGCCATCATCCACAAAAGCGGCGGGGGTACGGGCTTCAGCTTCTCGCGTCTGCGGCCCAGGAACGACGTCGTCTCGACCACCTACGGGCTCTCGAGCGGGCCGGTGTCGTTCATGCACGTCTTCGACGCCGCCACCGACGCGGTCAATCAGGGCGGGTTCCGCCGCGGCGCCAACATGGCGATCATGGACTACACCCACCCCGACATCCTCGGGTTCATCGGCTGCAAGCGTTCGAACGACCGGATCACCAACTTCAACATTTCGGTCGGCATCGACGAGCAGTTCATGCGCATGGTCGCCGACGACGATTCGTACAGCACCATCAACCCGCGCGGCGGCGAGCCGGTTGCCACGGTTCGCGCGCGTGAGGTTTTCGAGGCCATCGTCGAAAACGCCTGGCACAACGGCGACCCCGGCATCGTGTTCCTCGACCGGATCAACCGCGACAACCCGACGCCGGCCCTCGGCCGCATCGAGAGCACCAACCCGTGCGGCGAGCAGCCGCTGCTGGGCTACGAGGCGTGTAACCTGGGCTCGATCAACCTGGCCCGATTCGTCGACGAGACCGGCATCATCTGGGAACGGCTGCGCGAGGCGGTGCGCACCGCGGTGCACTTCCTCGACAATGTCATCGACCAGAGCCGCTTCCCGCTGCCCGAGATCACCGAGATGGTGCACGGCAACCGCAAGATCGGTCTCGGGATTATGGGCTGGGCCGACCTGCTCATCGCGCTCGGAGTGCCGTACAACTCGCAGGAGGCCATCGACCTGGCCGGCCAGCTCATGCGCTTCATCCGCGACGAGGGACACCGCGCCAGCCAGGACCTTGCCGAGGAGCGCGGTGCGTTCCCCAACTTCAAGGGCAGCATCTACGACACGCCCGGGGCGCGCCCGATGCGCAACGCGACCGTGACCACGATCGCCCCGACAGGCTCGATCAGCATCATCGCCGGCTGTTCCAGCGGCATCGAGCCGCTGTTTGCCGTCTCGTTTGTACGCAACGTCATGGATAACACCGAGCTGATCGAGGTCAACCCCGCCTTTGAGCGCGTCGCGCGCCAGCGGGGCTTCTTCTCGGACGAGCTCATGCAGCGCATTGCCCACGAGGGCAGCGTTGCCCATATCGACGAGGTTCCTGACGAGGTGCGCCGCGTGTTTGCCACGGCGCACGACATCAGTCCGGAGTGGCACCTTCGGATGCAGGCCGCCTTCCAGCGCTACACCGACAACGCCGTCTCCAAGACGGTCAACTTCCCGCGCGAGGCCACGCGCGACGACGTGAGCCGCGTCTTCACCCTCGCGCACGAGCTGGGCTGCAAAGGCGTCACGATCTACCGGGATGGCAGCCGCGAGCAACAGGTCCTCTCCACCGGCAAGACGACCCAAGGACCCGGAGCGAAGGTGGATCCGAACGGCGGAAACGGCACCGGCGCCGGTGAACAGACTCACCCCCCCAAGCCTGTTCATAAGCGGCGCCCCCTCATTCTGAGCGGCAAGACAATCCACATGGAGACGGGGTGCGGATCGCTGTACGTGACGATCAACGAGGACGAAGAAGGCGTCTTCGAAGTC
The sequence above is a segment of the Verrucomicrobiota bacterium genome. Coding sequences within it:
- the recO gene encoding DNA repair protein RecO gives rise to the protein MTARFITTQAVILKGRDYSETSRLVTAFAREAGKVRFLAKGARRAKSPFGGLLEPLTRVELILIPGRDGLHTLKECAALGAPAVHDDLDRLSAALFVLALVDETQIDDDPQPEVFDLLVSALERIETTANLPMVLFAVQLRLIELSGYRLDLARCAADEAALGTTAFYSAAHKGLLCRACASGLKVRQISPGVLGLLRRLDEAALNSVERIKLSPAQIDELATLFELVFETLLEKKLAVVALIRRLRAPKA
- a CDS encoding DUF502 domain-containing protein yields the protein MKPQRWVRDNFLAGLAVVLPVVLSIFLFVWIVETITGRVSDIITESWFGIDKTPKDGESSDTVQTKTTDTDGTPRDSSKLRRVDKFFLRVVILVAMIVATISIGWVARNMLGRHLIRFGDMILEKIPLFNRIYIVLRQISQSVLSEKSEMFSAVVLVEFPRPGLRSLAFITGRSKGEIQDKTQGDVYTLFVPTSPNPTSGYMIMATEDEFDRLDMSVEEGMKMVISGGAVLPEPRKLLEHYKRSKTEAPPLAPTTEGKQQA
- a CDS encoding HlyC/CorC family transporter, which codes for MLGEAELLAIYAVLVLLSTAAGLARESLLALRAGGRTGGSQGRAATQRLSPERDDEYLLTILIVNSMAKLASVCLLFLAFRAVTSSEALQLVLALVTGSLVILLVTELIPRHVARAHPVVWFDRLGWFVRLLHVVFYPLGWATRHVVRWLKRAYGIEGSIFPLPQTPHALLELIEATEENGKLEEDDRELITSIFEFRDTIVREVMVPRVDMVCIDQQATLEEAHRLVVDKGHSRVPVYRDNLDDIVGVLFTKDLLASLGQGAFSERRVGEVLHEPMFVPETKRVAELLREFQKARLHLAIVVDEYGGTSGLVTIEDLLEEIVGDIRDEYDTEPPLYEPDGHGGYVVDAKISIGEIEDDLGITLPEEEEYDTLGGFLFARLGKVPEPGDVLRENGVELTVLEADGRRIYKVRVTPIDAGQIEPDDING
- the ybeY gene encoding rRNA maturation RNase YbeY, producing the protein MLISDPQTALDLDPESIRALVDFVLDAEGAPEAIETSIVFVDDAAIAELNVRHLGHDGPTDVLAFPLDEAPPRFAVNEHADTDPALDQPALLGDVVVSTERAIAYCRDHGGDPIEETAVYLVHGLLHLLGYDDLTGSEYVRMHGRQAELLRHAAESGIVLRGRVVHTEPGCQGPGA
- a CDS encoding HDIG domain-containing protein, translating into MRLFKRRRLVKKGLTSAVKRASGHRHRALVYLEAGVLPRALTGLLVLVALTFVVSKARDLGLPYVGEKARQDIIATRPFSYADDARRFEEMERVRAEVPAISRLDETKATERFAEYDKLLVRAAELTAREAAEGTLAGEDTTAVDATSGAVPTLTERELLEQEVAAKLAFLSAGQRDELLSDPASAARVQKLRQTVLGLATVRTYTAPGYRPPALGFECISRDQFLTRRLPDAVEGAFRADGVDAGTLTALQAMAANAVVFVDDGVTTLQLRERRAASVGTQYTTVPRGTTLIHEGEQITPAHRAQIRAYFEELDVAVARETRLSYQALVALVGALFVGMTALYLWRFEPRVFAYNSKLILIGGLSLLAVGLTVGIGRIETDSEWWRDVLRFPVLVALPVLVIAMTLPTRAAFFFTVMLSVLSGIQYHALLARMTIHPTYVLLGLVGGCAAALYARTIRYRKEFVRTGAMIGLLSFFVTALLGMFGGVSQDVLLREGLGGLGAGILATTLAWVLLPAVETVFHLTTNVSLIELGDSNHPLLKRMVMEAPGTYHHSLIVGNLAEAAAEAIGANPLLARVGALYHDIGKLKKPDYFSENEQQARSRHDTLIPSMSSLIITSHVKDGIDLGYKYRLKPAILDIIREHHGTSLVYFFYKRAAATAAAEQGNGKATGGERRPPAVDEADYRYPGPKPQSKESAIIMLADAVEAAARAMDKPTASKMRTLIRELMLARFNDGQLDESELTLRDLHRIQEAFTHIILGTFHQRVKYPKEGEPSEGEQADEGAEAPEPTGVTKLAD
- a CDS encoding PhoH family protein; translation: MAKAEIGFEDHHWARELFGPGEERLRLAEQRLSVQLVARGTVLRVIGEPENVERAEALFRRLFEEKRRGRPVDHVAFEAALRQIAGNGAVPAKADQSDDQVLRIEVPSRRRVVVPRTDGQEVYVRAMREHDMTFAIGPAGTGKTYLAMAMAVRALTRGEVARLILARPAVEAGESLGFLPGDMYEKVSPYLRPLYDALYEMMDIPKIKRYLDSGVIEVAPLAFMRGRTLNDSFIILDEAQNTTSEQMKMFLTRMGFGSKVVVTGDITQIDLPASKPSGLIEVSRILDGIEGIRFCRLTQHDVVRHGLVQKIVHAYEQHHVRRRADAGDQEP
- a CDS encoding polymer-forming cytoskeletal protein, translating into MVDITCIHCGRETPVPKAAINAKCRHCHELIPLRKGRPEGRTKRGGRVEGARAQVYRCYSCGAELTAAEEALSTMCPKCGRRVELRNLEVKAHRQQDMLTCGHVHVAKDGLLEGCINASHVVIDGEVRGPVTSGSGLVVNATGRCYGEVVARALQVEHGAVLIGAVRLNEELLHTTERT
- a CDS encoding polymer-forming cytoskeletal protein, which gives rise to MLDRDRSTAMPAESGGTFLGADVEFKGSLKFKDQLRINGKFEGELSSDGTVHVGPQGDVRADVNVGNAVVEGKVNGNINASDRIELRSTAQMVGDIKAAKLVVEEGVVFVGHCEVSSDKARVSSTNAESGKRKEHVASQSEIEVGLGA
- a CDS encoding vitamin B12-dependent ribonucleotide reductase gives rise to the protein MDSLLLTENGRRVLERRYLIRDEKGQPVEQPCVMFRRVARNIAEADFKYDPNADVEAVTEEFYGLMTRLEFMPNSPTLMNAGRALQQLSACYVVPIDDSMESIFKAVRDAAIIHKSGGGTGFSFSRLRPRNDVVSTTYGLSSGPVSFMHVFDAATDAVNQGGFRRGANMAIMDYTHPDILGFIGCKRSNDRITNFNISVGIDEQFMRMVADDDSYSTINPRGGEPVATVRAREVFEAIVENAWHNGDPGIVFLDRINRDNPTPALGRIESTNPCGEQPLLGYEACNLGSINLARFVDETGIIWERLREAVRTAVHFLDNVIDQSRFPLPEITEMVHGNRKIGLGIMGWADLLIALGVPYNSQEAIDLAGQLMRFIRDEGHRASQDLAEERGAFPNFKGSIYDTPGARPMRNATVTTIAPTGSISIIAGCSSGIEPLFAVSFVRNVMDNTELIEVNPAFERVARQRGFFSDELMQRIAHEGSVAHIDEVPDEVRRVFATAHDISPEWHLRMQAAFQRYTDNAVSKTVNFPREATRDDVSRVFTLAHELGCKGVTIYRDGSREQQVLSTGKTTQGPGAKVDPNGGNGTGAGEQTHPPKPVHKRRPLILSGKTIHMETGCGSLYVTINEDEEGVFEVFNTMGKAGGCAASQCEAIGRLISLAWRSGVDVERVVKQLRGIHCQKPFGFGDNRVNSCADAIGRAIQIFLKQNGGRVTEVRNMRNGEACPACGGTVEHEGGCSVCHDCGYSDCA